The DNA window CGTTCAAGGTGAGCAAGGATCCGGAGTTCGCCGAGAAGGTCGCTGACATCGTCGGCTTGTATCTCGACCCGCCCGGCGGGGCGGTCGTGCTCAGTGTCGACGAGAAAACCCAGATCCAAGCACTGGACCGCACCCAGCCGCTGCTGCCAATCGACTTCGACGCCAGCGAGAAACGCACGCATGACTACGTCCGCCACGGCACCACGAATCTGTTCGCTGCACTGAACGTGGGTACCGGCGAAGTCCTGGGCGAGTGTGCGCCGGTCCGCGACGGCGCGAGCTTCCTGGCGTTTCTGAAGAAGGTCGTGAAACCGCACGCGAGCGAAGAGATCCACGTCGTGCTGGACAACCTCTCGACCCACACCACGCCGGAGGTCCAGGCCTGGCTCGAGGCCAACCCGAACGTGCGGTTTCACTTCACCCCCAAGGGTTCCTCCTGGATCAACCAAATCGAGACTTGGTTCGGGATCATGACCCGCCAGTCCATCCGCCGCGGCACCTTCACAAGCGTGAAAGTCCTGATCAAGCAGATCCGCGACTACATCACGCACTGGAACACCACTGCCAAGCCCTTCACCTGGACCGCCACCGCCGACGAGATCCTCGCCAAAGTCCGCCTGGTCCAGACCAACCTCAAGAAACTCGTCGACAACAACGCAAAGTAAAGACATCAGGGTCACGAAACACTAGGCAGGCTCGGACGGAATCACTTCCGGCGCGGCGAGCGCCTGCCACACCAGCGTGGCCGCCGTCCTGGCGTCCGCACCGGCGCTGACGTGGCGGCGGGTGTCGCCTTCCTGCTCGACCGGCGCCCGCCCGGCGTACTCGACGAGCGCCAGCGCCAGCTCGCGGAGCTTGACGTTGAACTCCTGGCTGGCGCGCCGCAGGATCGCCCACGCTTCGTCCGCGTCCACGCGCCGTAGCGCCATGATCGCGCCCTTGGCCTGCTCGATCATGGCGCGGGAGGCCAGCGCGTCCAGGGTCTGCTCGGCCTCGTCCGCGCTGCGGGTGGCGATGCTCGCGATCGTGATCGCGCTGGCGACCAGCCGTTCGTGCCGGACCAGCACCGCGACCGTGCTGTGATCGGCCGGGCCGTCGAAGTAGGCGGACAGGACCACCACGCCGTCACCGTCCCACACGCCGGGTACGGCCGCCGCGCCCCGCACCTTCGAGACCACGTCGCGGTGTTCTCCCGAGACCTGGTCGCGCACGGCGTCCACGGTCAGGTGCGGCCAGCGCTCGTCGTGCCACAGATCGGCGGTGACGATCGGCT is part of the Amycolatopsis sp. CA-230715 genome and encodes:
- a CDS encoding ANTAR domain-containing protein; this encodes MDPAGGVETPLGVLLDGVLAGVRRDVPGEVGTAISVAHPTPRHGGGQLRVLAATGVGRVLPPITTGHLWGPSLLVAADEQPIVTADLWHDERWPHLTVDAVRDQVSGEHRDVVSKVRGAAAVPGVWDGDGVVVLSAYFDGPADHSTVAVLVRHERLVASAITIASIATRSADEAEQTLDALASRAMIEQAKGAIMALRRVDADEAWAILRRASQEFNVKLRELALALVEYAGRAPVEQEGDTRRHVSAGADARTAATLVWQALAAPEVIPSEPA
- a CDS encoding IS630 family transposase, translated to MELTVGERAELRALLNCADVPATVATRARIVLWRAENRRKQEVAVLAGVSRPTVDLWLGRYGAEGIGGLLDRPRGAPREQVPAAIRARILAASRVSPPVETGLSHWSSREMAAFIVRTEGVYVSHHYVAKLWREHGLRPQKQGTFKVSKDPEFAEKVADIVGLYLDPPGGAVVLSVDEKTQIQALDRTQPLLPIDFDASEKRTHDYVRHGTTNLFAALNVGTGEVLGECAPVRDGASFLAFLKKVVKPHASEEIHVVLDNLSTHTTPEVQAWLEANPNVRFHFTPKGSSWINQIETWFGIMTRQSIRRGTFTSVKVLIKQIRDYITHWNTTAKPFTWTATADEILAKVRLVQTNLKKLVDNNAK